A segment of the Candidatus Eisenbacteria bacterium genome:
GCGATGTCTGGTGCCTGCTGGTATTCCATAGCCGTCTTCTAGATCACGAGCGCCTGCAGATGCATCACCTCAACTTGGAGACGGTCCGGGTGATCTTGCCGGAGGGATCGTCCAGGCGCACGAAGTAGAGCCCGGCGGGCGCCGATCCGCCGCCGTCCAGAAGGCCGTCCCAGGCGCGAGTCTGTCGGCCGCTCGTGATCCATTCATGGTTCACCAGCGCGCGGACACGACGGCCCGAGAGGTCGAACACGCCAAGGCTCACGAACCCCGGCCCGGTGACGGCGAACTGGATCTCGGTCGAGGAACCGAAGGGATTCGGTGACGCCGATAGCGTCGGGCCTAGTTCCCCGTCATCGATCCCAACTGCGCCACCGAAAGGCTTGGCGTCGACCACCAGCACCGAATCGAAGCAGAACTGCGAGTGGAGCGAGATCTGCGTCTTGATCTCCGGGAAGGGGGCGCCAGGCGAGCGCAAGCCGCTGTCGAATCGCTGGGGCGGACCTCCATCGAAGGAGAGATCGAGGGTGAGCTGCTCCATCACCGCCACTTCGCCGCCGCGGCGATAGGTGCCCGAGCCGACGATCGTGATCGGATGGGTCTGGTCCGGGACTCTCCAGCGGACGTCGCGCACGTCGTAATAGGTGTAGAGCGGGTCGACGCCGGACTTGCGCAGCGAGAAAGTGCCCGTCAGCGGCGAGCGGCTCATCACCGGGCAGGCACATGGATCGAAACAGCCATACTGGAATTCGCTCGGTGGAGAGGCGAGCGAGTAGACAAGCGAGTCAGGAACCGAGCTTTGTGCGGTGGCGTGGACGGTGTGGAAGAGCGTCCAGGCGATCGCGACGATGATCAGGGTACGAGAGCCGATCATGGCGCGTCTCCTTCGAAGGCGGTCAGAGGTTCGCGGCCGAAGGAA
Coding sequences within it:
- a CDS encoding T9SS type A sorting domain-containing protein; protein product: MIGSRTLIIVAIAWTLFHTVHATAQSSVPDSLVYSLASPPSEFQYGCFDPCACPVMSRSPLTGTFSLRKSGVDPLYTYYDVRDVRWRVPDQTHPITIVGSGTYRRGGEVAVMEQLTLDLSFDGGPPQRFDSGLRSPGAPFPEIKTQISLHSQFCFDSVLVVDAKPFGGAVGIDDGELGPTLSASPNPFGSSTEIQFAVTGPGFVSLGVFDLSGRRVRALVNHEWITSGRQTRAWDGLLDGGGSAPAGLYFVRLDDPSGKITRTVSKLR